CTTCTGGCTTTTCCCCCCCTTCGTGCTATGTGCAGCGTGGTCCAATGGCTTTTGACTTGCTTCCTGATCTGCGGCCGCGTGCATGGCACTCGGTCATCTGTGTTCGTGTCTGCCGCAAGTGGGAGTACCGTGGTGGAACTGATGATGGACCCATCTAGCACGTCGATCTTGTGCTTGTTGATGAGAAGGTTTGTTCCTCTACCTATTTTCTTGCTGCTTGCATACATACGTACGTGTTCCATTGCCACTCAGGTCATGTGGTTTCAGATACATACAGATACCTATACATGTGGTGCAATGTCTATCGCAGGGCAATAGCATGTTCGGTGAGATCCCAGCCCCTGAGGTGGAAGCCAAGAGTCCTCTCATAGAGGACTCTAGCATCTATGTCATCAGCTGGTTCAGAGTCTCCAATGCAAAATCAGGTTATTGGCCTGTTGACTCGCGCTATATGGTTGAGGTCACACTGCACACAGTGATTTCGGCTCCGAGAACTGATATGCCAGATTTCCCAAAGTACGCTTACAAGATAACGCCAATAGGCGATCTGTCCTCGCATGCTGGTGACACCAGGAATTTCGTTGGTAAGTTTCACACATGTCCGGTGTCTTTTGCTGCTATTTTTGTTGCTTCATGCTAATAAAACTGTCCCTGCAGACACAATTGGGCTGCTGGTGGAGAAGTCTGAGGCCTACATGGTTCACCTGCCCAACAAACCCGCCCCTACACTCACCAGACACGTTATTCTGAGGGACCTAAGGTTATGCTTGTTCCTTCTCCCTACTTTCCTTTACCGTTACTGGTGCGGACAGGTTGTTTCCAATTTTGTGGTTGGTTTTGTGGTCCATGCAGCTACTCTGAGATGAAGGTTACTCTATGGGGACAGAGGGCTGCTGCATTCAACACTGATGCTGTCAACGGTGGTGCTGAGGATAAGCCTATTGTTGTGCTGTTTGTTGGAGGACTGGTGAAATCTTATCAAGGTACACGCGATTCTATTTGTTTGTCCTCTTTTGTGACGTTTTGCTACCGCTGCCTAAAAATGTTTGTCCTACCTGGCACTCATATAGGTACTTGTGAATACTGTAGACCGTGGCTAACTGGTTTGGCAACCTATTATAATGTGGTTTTATTTCCTGCAGTTACCAGAACCAGAAAATTCAGGTCCGATCTGTCCCTGCGCCGGTGGAGCAGCAGGGCCAGGTGCAAGTGCCTGCACCTCTTGAAGAGAAGACTCTCCGACAGCTGAATGAGATGGATCCGTATGAGTTTGTAAGAGAAACACTTCGAGCCTTCACTCATGGTCGTTTGCTGTGAATATTTTTGCTTTCAAATCGTGCTTGACCCCCTGCCATCCATTGCAGGACAATAGGTATCGCTGCACCGTCACTATCGGCCGGTTCGTTCCTAACATGTCTTGGTGGTTCCCATCCTGCAACAGATGCAGCAAGTCCTGCATTGTCGATGGTTCTGGCTACAGGTGTAATGGGTGTTCTACCACTTCGTTCAAGTTCAAGTACGTGCACATGTGCCTCCCAGTTCATGCTTGTGTTTTTAGCGTTCCTTCTCCACGACTAACTGACTATTACGTTCCTGCTTCTAAAAAGGTACAAGCTTTGCTTCGTGGCTCTCGATGGCACGGATGAGGCCGAGATGGTATGCTTTGGTGATATTGCACGTCGCATGATTGGGAAGCCAGTCCAGCAAGTGTAACAAcctaaaaatccacacaccaaaaatcccaactacaaaattttttcttcaaaaccaaaccccatgtgatgatgagtgacatttgtagaagctaaccctaagtgttgcattagtcgtaatccaactaaacaaactcacaagcatagcatgtcacttgttgtatatgtgtgtgtttaaaatccctaacacatacattcttgcatgtattttaattctaaacaagtgagttgtcttttattgatcttttgttgtgcaaataaaagtgaccacttataattaatttattatgcaataaattaatcacctaagtaccacctaagtatgtgggccccaccaaccagccctaagctccacccttaatcaaggtgcacacttgtacatgaaactaaataaatcaaaccctaaccaaattggcaacaaataaaagagaaaggaaaacaaaatagaaaaagaataagaaaaagagaaaggaaagaagagggagcagcagcagcccaggcctgctcggccttgcgagccagcccggctgagcccgcctgccctcccacttgcgcacgcggcccacgaagccggcccagcaacaCCCTACCGTCCGCGCGCGCACAAGCCGCTGACGAGCCAGACCCGCCCGTCAGCCGTCACGCACTGCACACCGCCGCATCAGGGCAAGCTGACAAACGGGCCCCCTCTGCCAGCCGCCCAGCTACAGCGTCGTCgtcttccccacgctccctccaccACGCGACCGGGAGCCGACCACGGAGCAGGCgcgggcctagggtcacgcacatcgcatgaccctgtcccccaccTTAGCGCCACGCCCCCGCAACCGCCCCCGCACGCGAGAGCCGTCCGATGCGCTCGACGCATCACTAGCCGTTCTGCCATCCGCCATGGATGAGCATGGAGCTcggcctataaaaggaggaccctGAGCCCTAGCCCCCCAttcacctcgccgccgccgtgcggTTCGCACCAGCACACTAAGCTGAGggacgagaggagaaggagaggcgcgGAGAAGGACGCCGCCGCCGGAGTAGAGGAAGGTGCCACCGTCTTCTTCCGCGAGCCGGCGCAGCACCACGCACCGCTACACGGCCGCACCGTCAACACCACACCGCCACTCCGCACCGCCAAGCACACCGCGGTGAGCACCTTGGCTGAGACCTCTCCAAGCCCATCGGGAACGCCATCGCAAGGCACGCGCTCGCCGCACTCACAACACCCCGCGGCGAGGCCACCACGGTGCGGTTACGCGCCATcgtggccaacacc
Above is a genomic segment from Miscanthus floridulus cultivar M001 chromosome 3, ASM1932011v1, whole genome shotgun sequence containing:
- the LOC136546816 gene encoding uncharacterized protein, with the translated sequence MFGEIPAPEVEAKSPLIEDSSIYVISWFRVSNAKSGYWPVDSRYMVEVTLHTVISAPRTDMPDFPKYAYKITPIGDLSSHAGDTRNFVDTIGLLVEKSEAYMVHLPNKPAPTLTRHVILRDLSYSEMKVTLWGQRAAAFNTDAVNGGAEDKPIVVLFVGGLVKSYQVTRTRKFRSDLSLRRWSSRARCKCLHLLKRRLSDS